Proteins from a single region of Streptomyces vinaceus:
- a CDS encoding SMI1/KNR4 family protein, with the protein MKPTDDRQFPAALATAMAVPFDYADGQTGVDFEPFPAFLSAAETTDWFQAWTGNSELDGSDFRVFGQDGTGGYAAIWLIRPGRPLAEQPVVFLGSEGETGVVARDLGDFLWLLADGFGPWEAATSYEPDWKAHPNPELAAIAEGFAPHQRWSAAAVIELAAQEFPGFDDTIMGLCR; encoded by the coding sequence GTGAAGCCCACTGATGACCGCCAGTTCCCCGCCGCGCTCGCCACTGCGATGGCCGTTCCATTCGACTACGCCGACGGGCAGACCGGGGTCGACTTCGAGCCCTTCCCCGCCTTCCTATCCGCTGCCGAGACCACCGACTGGTTCCAGGCATGGACCGGGAACAGCGAACTGGACGGCAGCGACTTCCGCGTGTTCGGACAGGACGGCACGGGCGGGTACGCGGCGATCTGGCTCATCCGCCCCGGCCGACCGCTGGCCGAACAGCCCGTCGTCTTCCTCGGATCCGAGGGAGAGACCGGTGTCGTCGCCCGCGACCTGGGCGATTTCCTGTGGCTGCTGGCCGACGGCTTCGGCCCCTGGGAAGCCGCCACCTCGTACGAGCCCGACTGGAAGGCGCACCCCAATCCGGAGTTGGCAGCCATCGCCGAAGGGTTCGCACCGCACCAGCGTTGGTCGGCAGCAGCCGTGATCGAGCTGGCCGCCCAGGAGTTCCCCGGCTTCGACGACACCATCATGGGGCTCTGCCGCTGA
- a CDS encoding ATP-binding protein, with translation MDSSTALWRNTTHDWARSVDADHLASVRRDPAVFAPGGLRHLILEVLAYAADEAECSGAGRCTVTLHADGSVSVADGGRGTDTRLDDRGRPVKKPVMATKDLRFFDHPDAQLLPDGHSRRGMSVVAALSEWLVHTNRRAGGAWIQRYEHGVPTTDLTPVAGDGTTGTTVHFGPDASVRAAGGAPAPGELAALTAVWPYLGVEIDDRRA, from the coding sequence ATGGACAGTTCAACGGCCCTCTGGCGCAACACGACGCACGACTGGGCGCGGTCCGTGGACGCCGACCACCTCGCCTCCGTCCGCCGCGACCCGGCCGTGTTCGCCCCCGGCGGCCTGCGCCACCTGATCCTCGAAGTCCTCGCCTACGCGGCCGACGAGGCGGAGTGCTCAGGCGCAGGGCGCTGCACCGTCACACTCCACGCCGACGGCTCGGTATCCGTGGCGGACGGTGGCCGGGGCACCGACACCCGCCTCGACGATCGGGGCCGGCCCGTGAAGAAGCCGGTCATGGCGACGAAGGACCTGCGGTTCTTCGACCACCCCGATGCGCAGCTCCTGCCCGACGGCCACTCGCGCCGCGGCATGTCGGTCGTGGCGGCGCTGAGCGAGTGGCTCGTCCACACCAACCGCCGGGCGGGCGGGGCCTGGATCCAGCGCTACGAACACGGCGTTCCCACCACCGACCTGACGCCGGTCGCCGGTGACGGTACGACCGGGACGACCGTCCACTTCGGCCCCGACGCGTCCGTACGAGCGGCGGGCGGGGCGCCGGCGCCCGGCGAGCTGGCAGCCCTCACGGCCGTATGGCCGTACCTCGGCGTGGAGATCGACGACCGCCGCGCATGA
- a CDS encoding glutathione peroxidase yields MSLYDIPLTTLSDEPTSLAAHKGKAILLVNTASQCGLTPQYSGLARLQFAYEEKGFTVIGVPCNQFGGQEPGTADDIATFCAAGFGVTFPMLEKTEVNGENRHPLYTELVKTAYADGEAGDDIQWNFEKFLISPAGEVVARFRPSVEPEAPEVIAAIEAQLPTA; encoded by the coding sequence ATGAGCCTGTACGACATCCCGCTGACCACCCTGTCCGATGAGCCCACCAGCCTGGCGGCCCACAAGGGCAAGGCGATCCTGCTGGTGAACACCGCCTCGCAGTGCGGTCTCACCCCGCAGTACTCGGGACTGGCCCGGCTCCAGTTCGCGTACGAGGAGAAGGGGTTCACCGTCATCGGCGTGCCCTGCAACCAGTTCGGCGGCCAGGAGCCCGGCACGGCCGACGACATCGCGACCTTCTGCGCCGCCGGCTTCGGCGTGACCTTCCCGATGCTGGAGAAGACCGAGGTCAACGGCGAGAACCGGCACCCGCTCTACACGGAGCTGGTGAAGACCGCGTACGCCGACGGCGAGGCCGGCGACGACATCCAGTGGAACTTCGAGAAGTTCCTGATCTCCCCCGCCGGCGAGGTCGTGGCGCGCTTCCGGCCGAGCGTCGAGCCCGAGGCCCCCGAGGTCATCGCCGCGATCGAGGCGCAGCTGCCGACCGCCTAG
- the gcl gene encoding glyoxylate carboligase: MPRMTAAAAAVEILKLEGVEQAFGVPGAAINPFYRELKNVGGISHTLARHVEGASHMAEGYTRAKAGNIGVCIGTSGPAGTDMITGLYSAIADSIPILCITGQAPVSKLHKEDFQAVDIASIAKPVTKAATTVLEAAQVPGVFQQAFHLMRSGRPGPVLIDLPIDVQLTEIEFDPETYQPLPVYKPQASRAQAVKALQFLLESERPLIVAGGGIINADATDLLVEFAELTGVPVISTLMGWGTIPDDHELAAGMVGVQTAHRYGNATFLESDFVFGIGNRWANRHTGYNLDAYTKGRKFVHVDIEPTQLGKIFAPDFGIASDAKAALELFIEVAKELKAEGKLPDFSAWAASAQERKATLQRRTHFDNIPLKPQRVYEEMNKAFGPETRYVTTIGLSQIAAAQFLHVYRPRNWINCGQAGPLGWTIPAAIGAATADPETPIVALSGDYDFQFMIEELAVAAQHKVPYVHVLVNNAYLGLIRQAQGGLGINFEVNLEFENINTPELGVYGVDHVKVAEGLGVKAIRVTDPDKLGEAFEEAKKLAQEFQVPVVVEAILERVTNIAMSKTVDMSDVTEFEELATEPGHAPTAIRPLSV, translated from the coding sequence ATGCCTCGTATGACAGCCGCCGCCGCTGCAGTGGAGATCCTCAAGCTCGAGGGTGTCGAACAAGCGTTCGGCGTTCCCGGTGCTGCGATCAACCCGTTCTACCGCGAGCTCAAGAACGTGGGCGGCATCAGCCACACGCTGGCACGCCACGTCGAGGGCGCCTCGCACATGGCCGAGGGCTACACCCGCGCCAAGGCCGGCAACATCGGCGTCTGCATCGGCACCTCGGGCCCGGCCGGCACCGACATGATCACCGGCCTGTACTCGGCCATCGCGGACTCGATCCCGATCCTGTGCATCACCGGTCAGGCCCCGGTCTCGAAGCTCCACAAGGAGGACTTCCAGGCCGTCGACATCGCCTCGATCGCCAAGCCGGTCACCAAGGCCGCGACCACCGTCCTGGAGGCCGCGCAGGTCCCCGGCGTGTTCCAGCAGGCCTTCCACCTGATGCGCTCCGGCCGTCCGGGCCCGGTCCTGATCGACCTCCCGATCGACGTCCAGCTGACCGAGATCGAGTTCGACCCCGAGACCTACCAGCCCCTGCCGGTCTACAAGCCGCAGGCGTCCCGCGCCCAGGCGGTCAAGGCCCTGCAGTTCCTGCTGGAGTCCGAGCGCCCGCTGATCGTCGCCGGCGGCGGCATCATCAACGCCGACGCGACCGACCTGCTGGTCGAGTTCGCCGAGCTGACCGGCGTCCCGGTCATCTCGACCCTCATGGGCTGGGGCACCATCCCCGACGACCACGAACTGGCCGCCGGCATGGTCGGCGTCCAGACCGCGCACCGCTACGGCAACGCGACCTTCCTGGAGTCGGACTTCGTCTTCGGCATCGGCAACCGCTGGGCCAACCGTCACACCGGCTACAACCTCGACGCGTACACCAAGGGCCGCAAGTTCGTCCACGTGGACATCGAGCCGACCCAGCTCGGCAAGATCTTCGCCCCGGACTTCGGCATCGCCTCCGACGCCAAGGCCGCGCTGGAGCTCTTCATCGAGGTCGCCAAGGAGCTCAAGGCCGAGGGCAAGCTGCCGGACTTCTCCGCCTGGGCCGCCTCCGCGCAGGAGCGCAAGGCCACCCTGCAGCGCCGTACGCACTTCGACAACATCCCCCTGAAGCCGCAGCGCGTCTACGAGGAGATGAACAAGGCCTTCGGCCCGGAGACGCGCTACGTCACCACCATCGGCCTCTCCCAGATCGCGGCCGCGCAGTTCCTGCACGTCTACCGCCCGCGCAACTGGATCAACTGCGGTCAGGCCGGCCCGCTCGGCTGGACCATCCCGGCCGCCATCGGCGCCGCCACTGCGGACCCGGAGACCCCGATCGTCGCGCTCTCGGGCGACTACGACTTCCAGTTCATGATCGAGGAGCTGGCGGTCGCCGCCCAGCACAAGGTCCCCTACGTCCACGTCCTCGTGAACAACGCCTACCTGGGCCTGATCCGCCAGGCGCAGGGCGGCCTCGGCATCAACTTCGAGGTCAACCTCGAATTCGAGAACATCAACACCCCCGAGCTGGGCGTCTACGGCGTCGACCACGTCAAGGTCGCCGAGGGCCTGGGCGTCAAGGCCATCCGCGTCACCGACCCGGACAAGCTGGGCGAGGCCTTCGAGGAGGCCAAGAAGCTGGCCCAGGAGTTCCAGGTCCCGGTCGTCGTCGAGGCCATCCTGGAGCGCGTCACCAACATCGCGATGAGCAAGACGGTCGACATGAGCGACGTCACCGAGTTCGAGGAGCTCGCGACCGAGCCGGGCCACGCCCCGACCGCGATCCGCCCGCTGTCCGTCTGA
- a CDS encoding 2-hydroxy-3-oxopropionate reductase has translation MSTLPNIAWIGLGIMGSPMAENLLKAGYSVTGFTLEQDKLDRLAAAGGSAAGSIAEAVKDADVIITMVPASPQVEAISYGENGILENAKSGALIIDMSSITPQTSIDLAKNAAEKGIRVIDAPVSGGEAGAIEAVLSIMVGGEQADFDAALPILEALGKTIVLCGPHGSGQTVKAANQLIVAVNIQACAEAVVFLEKSGVDLNAALDVLNGGLAGSTVLTRKKDNFLNRDFKPGFRIDLHHKDMGIVTDAARNVGAALPVGAVVAQLVASLRAQGDGGLDHSALLRAVERLSGAQI, from the coding sequence ATGAGCACGCTCCCCAACATCGCCTGGATCGGCCTCGGCATCATGGGCTCCCCCATGGCCGAGAACCTCCTGAAGGCCGGCTACTCGGTCACCGGCTTCACGCTGGAGCAGGACAAGCTGGACCGCCTGGCCGCCGCGGGCGGCAGCGCCGCCGGCTCGATCGCCGAGGCCGTCAAGGACGCCGACGTCATCATCACGATGGTGCCCGCCTCTCCGCAGGTCGAGGCCATCTCGTACGGCGAGAACGGCATCCTGGAGAACGCGAAGTCCGGCGCGCTGATCATCGACATGTCGTCGATCACCCCGCAGACCTCGATCGACCTCGCCAAGAACGCCGCCGAGAAGGGCATCCGCGTCATCGACGCCCCGGTGTCCGGCGGCGAGGCCGGCGCCATCGAGGCCGTCCTGTCGATCATGGTGGGTGGCGAGCAGGCCGACTTCGACGCGGCCCTGCCGATCCTCGAAGCCCTCGGCAAGACCATCGTGCTCTGCGGTCCGCACGGCTCCGGCCAGACGGTGAAGGCCGCCAACCAGCTCATCGTGGCGGTCAACATCCAGGCGTGCGCCGAGGCCGTGGTCTTCCTGGAGAAGTCCGGCGTGGACCTCAACGCCGCCCTGGACGTCCTCAACGGCGGTCTGGCCGGCTCCACGGTCCTGACCCGCAAGAAGGACAACTTCCTGAACCGCGACTTCAAGCCCGGCTTCCGGATCGACCTGCACCACAAGGACATGGGCATCGTCACCGACGCCGCCCGCAACGTCGGTGCGGCCCTCCCGGTCGGCGCGGTCGTCGCCCAGCTGGTCGCCTCGCTGCGCGCCCAGGGTGACGGCGGCCTGGACCACTCCGCCCTGCTCCGCGCGGTCGAGCGCCTCTCCGGCGCCCAGATCTGA
- a CDS encoding magnesium and cobalt transport protein CorA — protein sequence MPERPDHRHRRPAPSGKRAGWRRPTPPPAAPPASPPADPEPAPAQATPPDHRSVIDSAVYRDGRRVASPATLAETFRRLRDEPDGMAWIGLHRPTEPELHSLAGEFNLHELAVEDALEAHQRPKLERYGDTLFVVLRAARYLDASEEVEFGELHVFVGPDFLITVRHGAAPDLSAVRRRMEETPELLSLGPEAALYAILDAVVDGYAPVVAGVQNDMDEIETEVFRGDPEVSRRIYELSREMVEFQRATRPLVGMLHALMAGFAKYGTDEELQRYLRDVADHVTHTSERVDGFRQALTEILTVNATLVSQQQNAEMRALAEAGFEQNEEIKKISSWAAILFAPTLVGTIYGMNFETMPELHWAAGYPFAILLMAVVCVSLYVIFKKRDWL from the coding sequence ATGCCGGAGCGCCCGGACCACCGCCACCGCCGCCCCGCGCCTTCCGGGAAGCGGGCCGGCTGGCGCCGCCCCACGCCCCCGCCCGCCGCGCCCCCCGCCTCCCCGCCGGCCGACCCGGAGCCCGCGCCGGCTCAGGCCACTCCCCCGGACCACCGCAGCGTGATCGACTCCGCCGTCTACCGGGACGGCCGGCGCGTCGCCTCCCCCGCGACGCTCGCGGAGACGTTCCGCCGACTGCGCGACGAGCCCGACGGCATGGCCTGGATCGGCCTGCACCGCCCGACCGAGCCGGAGCTCCACTCGCTGGCCGGCGAGTTCAACCTCCACGAGCTCGCCGTCGAGGACGCCTTGGAGGCCCACCAGCGCCCCAAGCTGGAGCGCTACGGCGACACCCTCTTCGTCGTCCTGCGCGCGGCGCGCTACCTCGACGCCTCGGAGGAGGTCGAGTTCGGCGAGCTGCACGTCTTCGTCGGCCCGGACTTCCTGATCACGGTCCGCCACGGCGCCGCCCCCGACCTCTCCGCGGTCCGCCGCCGCATGGAGGAGACCCCGGAACTCCTCTCCCTCGGCCCCGAGGCCGCCCTGTACGCGATCCTCGACGCGGTCGTCGACGGCTACGCACCCGTCGTCGCCGGTGTCCAGAACGACATGGACGAGATCGAGACGGAGGTCTTCCGCGGTGACCCGGAGGTCTCCCGCCGCATCTACGAACTCTCCCGCGAGATGGTCGAGTTCCAACGCGCCACCCGCCCCCTGGTCGGCATGCTCCACGCCCTGATGGCGGGCTTCGCGAAGTACGGCACGGACGAGGAACTCCAGCGCTACCTCCGCGACGTGGCCGACCACGTCACCCACACCAGCGAACGCGTGGACGGCTTCCGCCAGGCCCTGACCGAAATCCTCACGGTCAACGCCACCCTGGTCTCCCAACAACAGAACGCCGAAATGCGAGCCCTGGCCGAAGCCGGCTTCGAACAGAACGAGGAAATCAAGAAGATCTCCTCGTGGGCCGCCATCCTCTTCGCCCCCACCCTGGTCGGCACCATCTACGGCATGAACTTCGAGACCATGCCGGAACTCCACTGGGCGGCGGGCTACCCCTTCGCAATCCTGCTGATGGCAGTGGTGTGCGTCAGCCTGTACGTCATCTTCAAGAAGCGCGACTGGCTGTAG
- a CDS encoding AMP-binding protein: MTHNTGATAEFLAARDFLLERRGDYEAAHAGFTWPRPERFNWALDWFDRIADGNGADALRIVEEDGTSRSVSFAELSVRSDSAANWLRDQGVASGDRVLVMLGNQRELWEVMLGAMKLRAVVIPATPLLGPADLRDRIERGHVRHVIVRAEDTGKFDEVPGTYTRIAAGAEAPTGWRRLEDMYAADARFSPDGETLATDPLMLYFTSGTTARPKLVEHTHASYPIGHLSTMYWLGLRPGDVHLNIASPGWAKHAWSNLFAPWNAGATVFVHNYTRFDAERLMAEMDRHGVTTFCAPPTVWRMLIQSDLTTLRTPPREAVAAGEPLNPEVIEKVREAWGVTIRDGFGQTETTLQIGNFPGVPVKPGSMGRPAPGYEIVLLDPLTGKESPDEGELCVDLRTRPAGVMSGYRDDPERTAEAMAGGLYRTGDIASRDDDGYLTYVGRSDDVFKASDYKISPFELESALLEHEAVAEAAVVPAPDPLRLAVPKAYIALAAGWEPGPETARALFAHSRAVLSPYKRIRRIEFAELPKTVSGKIRRVELRELTAAGSGAEYDEADLG; the protein is encoded by the coding sequence ATGACGCACAACACCGGCGCCACCGCCGAGTTCCTGGCCGCACGCGACTTCCTGCTCGAACGCCGCGGGGACTACGAAGCCGCCCACGCCGGATTCACCTGGCCCCGCCCCGAACGCTTCAACTGGGCCCTGGACTGGTTCGACCGCATCGCCGACGGCAACGGCGCCGACGCCCTGCGCATCGTCGAGGAGGACGGCACCAGCCGGTCGGTCTCCTTCGCCGAGCTGTCCGTACGGTCGGACTCCGCCGCCAACTGGCTGCGCGACCAGGGCGTCGCGTCCGGCGACCGGGTCCTGGTCATGCTCGGCAACCAGCGCGAGCTGTGGGAGGTCATGCTCGGCGCGATGAAGCTGCGCGCCGTCGTCATCCCCGCCACCCCCCTGCTCGGCCCGGCCGACCTGCGCGACCGCATCGAGCGCGGTCACGTACGGCACGTCATCGTGCGCGCCGAGGACACCGGAAAGTTCGACGAGGTCCCCGGCACCTACACCCGGATCGCCGCCGGAGCCGAGGCACCCACCGGGTGGCGGCGGCTGGAGGACATGTACGCCGCCGACGCCCGCTTCAGCCCGGACGGGGAGACCCTGGCCACCGACCCGCTGATGCTGTACTTCACCTCCGGCACCACCGCCCGCCCCAAGCTGGTCGAGCACACGCACGCCTCGTACCCCATCGGGCACCTCTCCACCATGTACTGGCTCGGCCTGCGCCCCGGCGACGTGCACCTCAACATCGCCTCGCCCGGCTGGGCCAAGCACGCCTGGTCCAACCTCTTCGCCCCGTGGAACGCCGGCGCCACCGTCTTCGTGCACAACTACACGCGCTTCGACGCCGAGCGCCTGATGGCGGAGATGGACCGGCACGGCGTGACCACCTTCTGCGCCCCGCCCACCGTGTGGCGGATGCTGATCCAGTCCGACCTCACCACGCTGCGCACCCCGCCCCGCGAGGCCGTCGCCGCGGGCGAGCCGCTCAACCCGGAGGTCATCGAGAAGGTCCGCGAGGCCTGGGGGGTCACCATCCGCGACGGGTTCGGGCAGACCGAGACCACCCTCCAGATCGGCAATTTCCCCGGCGTCCCGGTCAAGCCCGGCTCGATGGGGCGTCCGGCGCCCGGGTACGAGATCGTGCTGCTCGACCCCCTCACCGGCAAGGAGTCCCCGGACGAGGGCGAGCTCTGCGTGGACCTGCGCACCCGCCCCGCCGGGGTGATGAGCGGATACCGCGACGACCCCGAGCGCACCGCCGAGGCCATGGCGGGCGGGCTCTACCGCACCGGGGACATCGCCTCGCGCGACGACGACGGCTACCTCACGTACGTCGGACGCTCGGACGACGTCTTCAAGGCCTCCGACTACAAGATCAGCCCGTTCGAGCTGGAGAGCGCCCTGCTCGAACACGAGGCCGTCGCCGAGGCCGCCGTGGTACCGGCCCCGGACCCGCTGCGCCTCGCCGTGCCGAAGGCGTACATCGCGCTCGCCGCGGGCTGGGAGCCCGGCCCGGAGACCGCCCGGGCGCTGTTCGCGCACTCGCGCGCCGTGCTCTCCCCGTACAAGCGGATCCGCCGCATCGAGTTCGCGGAGCTGCCGAAGACCGTGTCCGGCAAGATCCGCCGGGTGGAGCTGCGGGAGCTGACCGCGGCCGGCTCGGGCGCGGAGTACGACGAGGCCGACCTCGGCTGA
- a CDS encoding TIM barrel protein produces MGYTDQRFDVNLSILFTELPLLERPAAAAAAGFTAVELWWPWIETPTPAQEELDALKKALEDAGTQLVGLNFYAGRLPGPDRGAVSVPGEESDRFNANINVAADFAASVGCKALNALYGNRVEGVDPAVQDELALENLVTAARAADRVGAILLIETLNKPESPLYPLVSAPAGIEVVDKVNEATGLGNAKFLLDLYHLAMNDEDLFEVIEKYAAKTGHVQIADKPGRGAPGTGELPLEELLDQLKKAGYAGYVGLEYKAADAAASFAWLPAEARAAQ; encoded by the coding sequence ATGGGATACACGGACCAGCGCTTCGATGTGAACCTTTCGATCCTCTTCACGGAACTCCCGCTCCTGGAGCGTCCCGCGGCAGCCGCCGCGGCGGGCTTCACGGCGGTCGAGCTGTGGTGGCCCTGGATCGAGACCCCCACCCCCGCTCAGGAGGAGCTCGACGCCCTCAAGAAGGCTCTTGAGGACGCCGGCACCCAGCTGGTGGGCCTGAACTTCTACGCCGGCCGGCTTCCGGGCCCGGACCGCGGCGCGGTCTCGGTACCCGGCGAGGAGTCGGACCGCTTCAACGCCAACATCAACGTGGCGGCGGACTTCGCCGCCTCGGTGGGCTGCAAGGCGCTGAACGCCCTCTACGGCAACCGCGTCGAGGGTGTGGACCCGGCCGTCCAGGACGAGCTCGCCCTGGAGAACCTGGTCACGGCGGCCCGGGCCGCCGACCGCGTCGGCGCGATCCTGCTGATCGAGACCCTCAACAAGCCCGAGTCGCCGCTCTACCCGCTGGTGAGCGCCCCGGCCGGCATCGAGGTCGTGGACAAGGTGAACGAGGCCACCGGCCTCGGGAACGCCAAGTTCCTGCTCGACCTGTACCACCTGGCGATGAACGATGAGGACCTCTTCGAGGTCATCGAAAAGTACGCCGCCAAGACCGGCCACGTCCAGATCGCGGACAAGCCCGGACGCGGTGCCCCCGGCACCGGCGAGCTGCCCCTGGAGGAGCTGCTCGACCAGCTGAAGAAGGCCGGATACGCGGGCTACGTAGGCCTGGAGTACAAGGCCGCCGACGCCGCCGCCTCCTTCGCGTGGCTGCCGGCCGAGGCCCGCGCCGCCCAGTAG
- a CDS encoding catalase, producing MSKRTLTTESGAPVADNQNSATAGVGGPLLIQDQQLLEKLARFNRERIPERVVHARGSAAYGYFEVTDDVTAYTSAAFLNTVGKKTETFLRFSTVADSLGGADAVRDPRGFALKFYTEEGNYDLVGNNTPVFFIKDPIKFPDFIHSQKRDPFTGKQEPDNVWDFWAHAPEATHQITWLMGDRGIPASYRHMNGYGSHTYQWTNEQGEAFFVKYHFKTNQGIRCLSGEQAAELVGKDANSHQTDLLQAIERGVNPSWTLYVQIMPAAEAADYRFNPFDLTKVWPHSDYPLQRVGRLVLDRNPDNVFAEVEQSAFSPNNFVPGITASPDKMLQGRLFAYADAQRYRLGVNHTLLPVNAPKATTADNYGRDGVMALRNGSRHDKNYEPNSYQGPAETGLALGAPKAVSGYTGTHEAPAHTKDDDFFQAGELYRLMSEAEKQRLVANIAGGLSQVTLEDVIEKNLAHFHAADADYGRRVEEAVRALRDA from the coding sequence ATGTCGAAGCGCACGCTGACGACCGAGTCCGGCGCCCCGGTCGCCGACAACCAGAACTCCGCCACCGCCGGCGTCGGTGGCCCGCTCCTGATCCAGGACCAGCAGCTCCTGGAGAAGCTGGCCCGCTTCAACCGGGAGCGCATCCCGGAGCGCGTGGTACACGCCCGCGGCTCCGCCGCGTACGGCTACTTCGAGGTGACCGACGACGTCACCGCGTACACCAGCGCCGCGTTCCTGAACACGGTCGGCAAGAAGACCGAGACCTTCCTGCGCTTCTCCACCGTCGCCGACTCCCTCGGTGGCGCGGACGCCGTCCGCGACCCGCGCGGCTTCGCCCTGAAGTTCTACACCGAAGAGGGCAACTACGACCTCGTCGGCAACAACACCCCGGTGTTCTTCATCAAGGACCCGATCAAGTTCCCCGACTTCATCCACTCCCAGAAGCGCGACCCCTTCACGGGCAAGCAGGAGCCGGACAACGTCTGGGACTTCTGGGCGCACGCCCCCGAGGCCACGCACCAGATCACCTGGCTCATGGGCGACCGCGGCATACCGGCCTCGTACCGTCACATGAACGGCTACGGCTCGCACACCTACCAGTGGACGAACGAGCAGGGCGAGGCCTTCTTCGTCAAGTACCACTTCAAGACGAACCAGGGCATCCGCTGCCTGTCGGGCGAGCAGGCCGCCGAGCTCGTCGGCAAGGACGCCAACTCGCACCAGACCGACCTGCTCCAGGCGATCGAGCGCGGTGTGAACCCGAGCTGGACCCTCTACGTCCAGATCATGCCCGCCGCCGAGGCCGCGGACTACCGCTTCAACCCGTTCGACCTCACCAAGGTGTGGCCGCACAGCGACTACCCGCTGCAGCGCGTGGGCCGCCTGGTCCTCGACCGCAACCCGGACAACGTCTTCGCCGAGGTCGAGCAGTCCGCCTTCTCCCCGAACAACTTCGTCCCGGGCATCACCGCCTCGCCGGACAAGATGCTCCAGGGCCGCCTGTTCGCCTACGCCGACGCCCAGCGCTACCGCCTCGGTGTGAACCACACCCTGCTGCCGGTCAACGCCCCGAAGGCGACCACGGCCGACAACTACGGCCGCGACGGCGTCATGGCGCTGCGCAACGGCTCGCGCCACGACAAGAACTACGAGCCCAACTCGTACCAGGGCCCGGCCGAGACCGGTCTGGCGCTGGGCGCCCCGAAGGCCGTCTCCGGCTACACGGGCACCCACGAGGCCCCGGCCCACACCAAGGACGACGACTTCTTCCAGGCCGGTGAGCTCTACCGCCTGATGTCGGAGGCCGAGAAGCAGCGTCTGGTGGCGAACATCGCCGGCGGCCTGTCTCAGGTCACCCTCGAAGACGTCATCGAGAAGAATCTGGCTCACTTCCACGCCGCGGACGCCGACTACGGCCGCCGCGTCGAGGAGGCCGTCCGCGCCCTGCGCGACGCCTGA
- a CDS encoding winged helix DNA-binding domain-containing protein, with product MGSVLDTRSLNRATLARQLLLSRAELSAEDAVAHLLGLQAQNVKPPYFQLHARLRGFRPAALAELMESRKVVRMVTMRSTIHTHTAHDALTLRPLVQAARDREVGAFRKGLAGVDLERLGELARAFVEAEPRTMGEIREELLTHWPDADPQSLSVAARCRLPLVQVTPRGVWGRSGQVRLTTLEQWLGRPPAEAPPAHAVDEAVLRYLGAFGPASVKDMQTWAGLTRLREAFERLRPRLTVFRDENGVELFDLPDAPRPDAGTPAPPRFLPEFDNLLLSHADRTRVIPADLKGRTWTGNQAHRTLLVDGFVAGLWRWEDEASLTVELFGRVSKGEKERIVAEGERMIAEMGAPAESAETAEAADSDDSDRTSAAGRRPSVRFGSIHG from the coding sequence ATGGGCTCCGTACTCGACACCCGTTCCCTGAACCGTGCCACGCTCGCGCGCCAACTGCTCCTGAGCCGCGCCGAGCTCTCCGCCGAGGACGCCGTCGCGCACCTGCTCGGGCTCCAGGCGCAGAACGTGAAACCGCCGTACTTCCAGCTGCACGCCCGGCTCCGGGGGTTCCGCCCCGCCGCGCTCGCGGAGCTGATGGAATCCCGCAAGGTGGTCCGGATGGTCACCATGCGGTCCACCATCCACACCCACACCGCCCACGACGCGCTGACGCTGCGGCCCCTGGTCCAGGCCGCCCGCGACCGGGAGGTGGGCGCCTTCCGCAAGGGCCTCGCCGGGGTCGACCTGGAGCGGCTCGGCGAGCTCGCCCGCGCCTTCGTCGAGGCGGAGCCCCGCACGATGGGCGAGATCCGCGAGGAGCTGCTCACACACTGGCCGGACGCCGATCCGCAGTCCCTGTCCGTCGCCGCCCGCTGCCGACTGCCTCTCGTCCAGGTCACTCCGCGCGGCGTCTGGGGGCGCAGCGGGCAGGTACGGCTCACCACCCTGGAGCAGTGGCTCGGACGGCCGCCCGCCGAAGCGCCCCCGGCGCACGCCGTCGACGAAGCCGTCCTGCGCTACCTCGGCGCCTTCGGGCCCGCCTCCGTCAAGGACATGCAGACCTGGGCCGGACTCACCCGGCTCCGCGAGGCCTTCGAGCGGCTGCGGCCCCGCCTGACCGTCTTCCGCGACGAGAACGGCGTCGAGCTGTTCGACCTGCCCGACGCGCCCCGGCCCGACGCCGGCACCCCGGCCCCGCCCCGCTTCCTCCCGGAGTTCGACAACCTGCTCCTCTCGCACGCCGACCGCACCCGGGTGATCCCGGCCGACCTCAAGGGCCGCACCTGGACGGGGAACCAGGCCCACCGCACCCTCCTCGTCGACGGCTTCGTCGCCGGGCTGTGGCGGTGGGAGGACGAGGCGTCGCTCACCGTCGAGCTCTTCGGAAGGGTCTCGAAGGGGGAGAAGGAGCGCATCGTGGCCGAGGGGGAGCGCATGATCGCCGAGATGGGCGCGCCGGCCGAGTCCGCGGAGACGGCCGAGGCGGCCGACTCGGACGACTCGGACAGGACGAGTGCCGCCGGCCGCCGTCCCTCCGTACGCTTCGGGTCAATCCACGGCTGA